Within the Chromobacterium paludis genome, the region GGATGCCTTGGCTGTGTTGGCCAAGGCCTTGCAACAACTTGGCTTGTCGGCGCGCGCTTATCATCGGATACTTCGGGTTTCGCGCAGCATTGCGGATTTGCAAGGCGCGGAACGGATAGGCCGCAATCATGTCTTGCAGGCGATCCAATTAAGGCGGCTTGCCGTGGCGGGCGCCTGATTGGGGGTATCCATCAACCCGGATGGCATCGCTTCCATCCGTTTGACAACAATAGCGGTAGTGGTGAATGGCAAATCGAGATCTGAAAAATTCTCCTCGTCCGTCTCGCGGACGCGGCAACTCCTCCTCTTCGCGCAGCGGCGGCGGGGGGCTGATGGCCGGCCTGATCATGGGCCTGATCATCGGCGTTGCGGTGGCGGTGGGATTAGCCATGTATCTCAATCGGTCGCCGGAGCCGTTTCAAGTAAAGAACGCGCACAAGGCGGAAACGACCCAAGCGCCAACGCCAACTGAATTGCTGGCGCCGGGAACCAAGATCGCCGAGGAGCCGCCTGCAGGGCCGGCTTCCGCGCCCGCGCCCGCCCTGCGCGCGCCACGCTGGACAGTACCGACTCGGTTCCATTGCCACCGCCGGCGCCGCATGAGGCCAAGCCTAAGCCGGCTGCGCCGGCGAAAAGCGGCAAGGACGATCAGCGCTTTGATTTCTACAAGATACTGCCGGGTCAAGTGGATGCGGTGACGTCGGATGCCAAGGGCGACAAAGGTGGGGAACCTTCGACTGGCGCTTCGGCCAAAAAGGTCTACCTGCAGCTGGGTGCCTTCCAGAACCAGGATGAAGCGGATAACTTGAAGGCCAAGCTGGCCTTGCTGGGCGTGGAGGCCAAGATCCAGTCGGTCAACGTGCCGGACAAGGGCATGGTGCACCGGGTTCGAGTCGGACCTTTGAGCCGTCCGGACGATGTGGACAGGTTGAAGGCGCAATTGAAGCAGAACGGCATCGCCGCCAGCGTGGTGAAGGCCGAGTAGTCGATCCAAGCAAACACGGGAAAACAAGATGAAGAAATGGTTGTTATTGTTGCTGCTGGCGGCCAGCGGCATGGCGAACGCGGCACTGGAGCTGGGCAAGGACTACACCATGCTGAGCACGCCGCAGCCGGTGGCAGATCCGAAAAAAGTGGAAGTGATCGAGTTCTTCTCTTATCACTGCATCCATTGCTATGACGATGATCCGGCGATGAATGCCTGGGCCAAGAAGCTGCCGGCCGACGTGAGCTTCCGCAAGGAGCAGATCGTTTGGCAAAAGTCGATGGAGGGCTTCGCCCGCATGTTCGCCACCTTCAAGGCGACCGGCACGCTGGACAAGCTGCACCGCGCGGCGTTTGACGCGCAGATCAAGCAGCGCATCAACCTGGCGGATCCGCAGCAGTTCACTTCCTGGATCAAGCAGCAGAAGGGCGTGGACAGCGCCAAGTTGCTGCAGACCTACAACTCCTTCGGCATCAACGCCCAGGTGGCGCGCGCGACGCAGATCACGCGCGATTACCAGATCCAGGGCACGCCGACGGTCATCATCAACGGCAAATACGTGGTGGTGACCAGCACGCCGGAGCGCATGACCCAGGTCATGAACGAGTTGATCGCCAAGGCGCGCAGCGAGAAAAAGTAAGCGCGTCGGGCGCGTTGAGGAAAGGGCGGCCTGGCCGCCCTTTTTGCATCGGGTGGCGCTGGAAATAAATATGTAAAAAAGCCTTGACGCATTAGTGGGGGAGCGGTATTATTCGTTCTCTCCTGACGCGGGGTGGAGCAGTCTGGTAGCTCGTCGGGCTCATAACCCGAAGGTCGTAGGTTCGAATCCTGCCCCCGCAACCAAATCCAGAAAAGCCGAATCTTAATAGATTCGGCTTTTTGCGTTCCTCCCGTCGCTTCTTTCAAACTGTGGCCGCTGCGCTGCAATATCAGTATAAATCTAATTGTAACAAAATGTAGCGCGTCAGATGGCGGCGATTCGTCAAGTACAATGTCTTAAACCATTGTCAGGGTTATAGATTTTGCCACCCCCGCATATTGATGCTAATCAACCGAATTGCATATCCTGGCCGGAGCGTCTGTTGATCTTCGTCAAGGCCCTTGAAATATCAGGCAAAACTGTTTCTAATACGCCCGCTTGAGGCCTGCCTGCGACGAATTGCCGCAGCGGCATAGCGTGAAATACTGATGTTCGTGTTTGCCGGATGCCTGTCTTCCTGCGCCGTACGCCGGCGCTCACCCGGACAGTGGGTCTTCAGCTGTCACCTCATCGACCGGAGACGACGCTAGCGTCGGCTCCCCCGGAGCGAATCCGCCGTGGAAACGGATGCGCATCGGCGAATCGCGGAATCCGCGAGCCCTAAAACCTGTGGTTTTGCCTGACGGCCTGTCCCTCTTTGTTGGGGCGCGGCCGTCTGCTGGACATTTTTCTGGCGTTGGAGCGTGGCTCGCAACGCCCGTTGCGCATCGGCGCGTTGAAGGATTTTTAACCCGTAAAGTCGTAAGATGAGAAACCATAGACCCTCCCGCCTGTTGTGGGGGCTTTCTCCGCTCTTCGCACTGCTGCTCTCGGGATGTCAAGGCGGTATCCTTGACCCCAAGGGCCCGGTCGCAGCCGAGCAGAAGTCCCTGATCATCACGGCAACCGCGCTGATGCTGCTGGTGGTCATCCCGGTGATCGTGATGACCCTGGTTTTCGCCTGGAAATACCGCGCCAGCAACAAGGACGCCGCCTACGAGCCGAAGTGGTCGCATTCGACCAAGATCGAGCTGGTGGTCTGGCTGATCCCCTGCGTCATCATCGCCTTCCTGGCGACGCTGACCTGGCACACCACGCACAAGCTGGACCCGTACCGTCCGCTGGATTCGGACAAGAAACCGATCCAAGTGCAAGTGGTGGCGCTGAACTGGAAGTGGTTGTTCATCTATCCGGAACAGCAAATCGCCACCGTCAACGAGCTGGTGTTCCCGGCGGATACGCCGGTGAACTTCAAGATCACCTCCGATGCGGCGATGAACTCCTTCTTCATCCCGCAGCTTGGCGGCCAGATCTACGCCATGGCCGGGATGCAGACCCAGCTGCACCTGCTGGCGAGCGAGCCGGGCACCTATCACGGCTTCTCGTCCAACTACAGCGGCGCCGGTTTCTCCGGCATGAAGTTCAACGCCATCGCCACCAAGACCCCGGCCGAGTTCGACGCCTGGGTGGCCAAGGTGAAGGCCTCCGGCCAGAAGCTGGATGCGCCGAACTACTTGCAGCTGCTGAAGCCTAGCGAGAAGAATCCGGTGGCCTACTACGCGTCGACCACGCCGTACCTGTTTGAGGCCGTGCTGCACAAGTACATGGCCGGTCGTCCGTCCCTGGCCGACAGCGATGACGCCATCAAGCTGGCCAAGATG harbors:
- the cyoA gene encoding ubiquinol oxidase subunit II; this encodes MRNHRPSRLLWGLSPLFALLLSGCQGGILDPKGPVAAEQKSLIITATALMLLVVIPVIVMTLVFAWKYRASNKDAAYEPKWSHSTKIELVVWLIPCVIIAFLATLTWHTTHKLDPYRPLDSDKKPIQVQVVALNWKWLFIYPEQQIATVNELVFPADTPVNFKITSDAAMNSFFIPQLGGQIYAMAGMQTQLHLLASEPGTYHGFSSNYSGAGFSGMKFNAIATKTPAEFDAWVAKVKASGQKLDAPNYLQLLKPSEKNPVAYYASTTPYLFEAVLHKYMAGRPSLADSDDAIKLAKMTKELCAAITPPVVKE
- a CDS encoding thiol:disulfide interchange protein DsbA/DsbL gives rise to the protein MKKWLLLLLLAASGMANAALELGKDYTMLSTPQPVADPKKVEVIEFFSYHCIHCYDDDPAMNAWAKKLPADVSFRKEQIVWQKSMEGFARMFATFKATGTLDKLHRAAFDAQIKQRINLADPQQFTSWIKQQKGVDSAKLLQTYNSFGINAQVARATQITRDYQIQGTPTVIINGKYVVVTSTPERMTQVMNELIAKARSEKK
- a CDS encoding SPOR domain-containing protein, whose protein sequence is MPPPAPHEAKPKPAAPAKSGKDDQRFDFYKILPGQVDAVTSDAKGDKGGEPSTGASAKKVYLQLGAFQNQDEADNLKAKLALLGVEAKIQSVNVPDKGMVHRVRVGPLSRPDDVDRLKAQLKQNGIAASVVKAE